From a region of the Candidatus Gracilibacteria bacterium genome:
- the pheS gene encoding phenylalanine--tRNA ligase subunit alpha has protein sequence MTEKLKQLESDFKKSLTSVQTQDELKALESEYLGKKGKLKSILAGVKDLSIDDKKTIGVTANTLKNEFADLLTQKGLDIENAYFSHIEEKEALDVSIGFESENLGHKHPISHATELLEDIFISLGFKIEDGPQIEDEKHNFDMLNIPDNHPARDVWDTFWITDTINKHKKAGEKYLLRTHTSPVQVRTMLKGELPIKIIVPGRVFRYEQEDARHTSNFYQLEGLVVGEGVTFGDLKWTLDTVMKQLLGEKTELRFRPSIFPFTEPSAEVDVSCQICSGTGNKSAKKCSMCSGTGWVELLGAGMVHPTVLEGCGIDPMKYSGFAFGMGIDRIAAQRYGVSSSRMFYQSKLKLNEQF, from the coding sequence ATGACTGAAAAATTAAAGCAATTAGAAAGTGATTTTAAGAAGTCACTTACATCAGTTCAAACTCAAGACGAATTAAAAGCTCTTGAATCTGAGTATCTTGGGAAAAAATGAAAACTTAAATCAATACTTGCCTGAGTAAAAGATCTCAGTATAGATGATAAAAAAACTATTTGAGTGACAGCCAATACTCTTAAAAACGAGTTCGCAGATTTACTAACTCAAAAGGGTTTAGATATAGAAAATGCGTATTTTTCTCATATAGAAGAAAAAGAAGCGCTTGATGTATCAATAGGATTTGAATCAGAAAATCTCGGTCATAAGCATCCTATTTCCCATGCAACTGAACTGTTAGAAGATATATTCATTTCACTTTGATTCAAAATAGAGGATGGGCCTCAAATCGAAGATGAGAAACACAACTTTGACATGCTCAACATCCCTGATAATCACCCAGCAAGAGATGTTTGGGATACTTTCTGGATAACTGATACCATCAATAAACATAAAAAAGCCTGAGAGAAATATTTACTACGTACCCACACATCTCCTGTTCAAGTGAGAACTATGCTTAAGGGTGAGCTTCCGATTAAAATCATCGTTCCTGGGAGAGTATTTCGGTATGAACAAGAAGATGCACGTCATACCTCAAACTTTTATCAACTTGAGTGACTGGTCGTTGGTGAAGGAGTAACATTTGGAGATCTCAAATGGACACTTGATACCGTTATGAAACAACTACTCTGAGAAAAAACAGAACTCAGGTTTAGACCTAGTATTTTCCCATTTACTGAACCGAGTGCTGAAGTAGATGTCAGTTGTCAAATATGTTCAGGAACTGGTAATAAATCAGCTAAAAAATGTTCTATGTGTTCGGGCACTGGTTGGGTTGAATTACTCGGAGCATGAATGGTACATCCAACAGTTCTGGAAGGGTGTGGAATAGATCCTATGAAATACTCATGATTCGCATTCGGGATGTGAATTGATAGAATCGCAGCACAGAGATACGGAGTATCAAGCTCTAGAATGTTCTATCAAAGCAAGCTCAAGTTAAACGAACAGTTCTAA